A region from the Algoriphagus machipongonensis genome encodes:
- a CDS encoding arylsulfatase, which translates to MLNPSLIFSRKLLFLCFLAYAFQSCQKAEKEDTPPNIILILSDDQGWGDLGVNGNPYVNTPNIDQLAANGIQFSRFYVNPVCSPTRAELLTGRFHARGGVYSTSEGGERLDLDETTFAEIFQSNGYKTSAFGKWHNGSQPPFHPNNRGFEEYYGFASGHWGNYFSPMLEHNGEVVQGNGFIIDDLTDHAMDFITENQENPFFVYLAYNTPHSPMQVLDNWWEKYENAPIDTIHRYHEKELIDKTRAAYALCENIDWNVGRILNTLDSLQLQENTIIIYLSDNGPNGWRWNEGLKGIKGSTDEGGVRSPLILFWKDHFKPLVVDQLASTIDILPSLMDLAKIDYKTEKPLDGISLKPLLFGEEIPETNRVVYSHWNGKVSLRNQRYMLDQNNELYDLESDPEQNYPITASKDSLLDEMIQLKTNWTQTVLSELDRNREEIFPVGYKDSKYTLLPARDGIPHGSIKRSSIHPNSSFFSNWTSTQDSVTWDTEILTSGEYKATVYYAGKEASVGSTLLLRQGENEVRTSVDQANDSDFVAAEFDRSPRSESYEKDYKPMEIGTIYLEKGRHPLVMKAPEIKGSEFIEIRLLVLERLD; encoded by the coding sequence ATGCTGAATCCATCCCTTATTTTTTCTAGAAAATTACTTTTCCTATGCTTTCTGGCTTATGCATTTCAATCTTGCCAAAAGGCGGAAAAGGAAGATACCCCACCAAATATTATCCTTATTCTATCGGATGATCAAGGCTGGGGAGATTTAGGAGTGAATGGAAATCCTTATGTAAACACACCCAACATAGACCAACTCGCCGCCAATGGAATTCAGTTTAGCAGGTTTTATGTGAACCCTGTTTGTTCACCAACCCGAGCCGAATTATTGACGGGTAGATTTCACGCGCGCGGAGGAGTTTATTCCACTTCAGAAGGAGGAGAGAGGCTTGATTTGGATGAAACAACGTTTGCAGAAATATTCCAATCCAACGGTTATAAAACTTCAGCTTTTGGAAAATGGCACAATGGATCTCAACCTCCTTTCCACCCAAACAATCGAGGATTTGAGGAGTATTACGGTTTTGCTTCAGGACATTGGGGGAATTATTTCAGCCCTATGCTGGAGCATAATGGAGAAGTGGTCCAAGGGAATGGTTTTATCATCGACGATTTAACCGATCACGCGATGGACTTTATCACAGAAAATCAGGAAAATCCATTTTTTGTTTACCTAGCGTACAACACACCTCATAGCCCAATGCAAGTGCTAGACAATTGGTGGGAGAAGTACGAAAATGCACCCATCGATACCATACACAGATACCATGAAAAAGAGCTTATTGATAAAACCAGGGCGGCATATGCCTTGTGTGAAAATATTGATTGGAATGTCGGTAGAATTCTAAATACACTCGACAGTCTTCAACTTCAGGAAAACACCATCATCATCTACCTATCTGACAATGGACCAAATGGTTGGAGATGGAATGAAGGTTTGAAGGGAATTAAAGGCAGTACGGATGAAGGCGGGGTGCGCTCTCCCCTGATTCTCTTTTGGAAAGATCATTTTAAACCTTTGGTGGTGGATCAATTGGCAAGTACCATTGATATATTGCCTTCTTTGATGGACTTAGCAAAAATCGATTATAAAACTGAAAAACCACTGGATGGGATTAGCTTAAAGCCTTTGCTTTTTGGAGAAGAAATACCTGAAACAAATAGAGTGGTTTACAGTCATTGGAATGGAAAAGTCAGTTTGCGAAACCAACGATACATGCTAGACCAAAACAATGAATTGTATGATTTGGAATCAGATCCCGAACAAAACTATCCGATTACCGCTTCCAAAGATTCTTTACTTGATGAAATGATCCAACTCAAAACCAATTGGACACAAACAGTTTTGTCTGAACTGGATCGGAACAGGGAGGAGATTTTTCCGGTAGGATATAAAGATAGTAAGTACACGCTTTTGCCTGCTAGAGATGGAATTCCTCATGGCAGCATCAAGCGCTCCAGCATTCATCCCAATTCATCCTTTTTCTCCAATTGGACTTCCACACAAGATAGTGTCACTTGGGATACTGAGATATTGACTTCAGGAGAGTATAAAGCCACTGTTTACTATGCTGGCAAAGAAGCTTCTGTTGGCTCCACTCTTTTATTAAGACAGGGAGAAAATGAAGTTCGCACCTCCGTCGACCAAGCAAATGATTCAGATTTCGTGGCTGCTGAATTTGACCGATCACCAAGATCAGAATCTTATGAAAAAGACTATAAACCTATGGAAATAGGCACGATCTATCTGGAAAAAGGCCGTCACCCACTAGTGATGAAAGCCCCAGAAATAAAAGGATCCGAATTTATCGAAATTCGCTTATTGGTTTTAGAGCGCCTTGACTAA
- a CDS encoding ABC transporter permease, with the protein MIKNYLKIAWRNISRSKGYSFINIGGLGIGMAASILILIWVQFEVSVDRFHENSDRIFAVWRTTTIDGEPMSWDYTPAPYAPTLKEEFPEVEEIARITEWDPMILSVGDNKFSELPTFTDPGFFKIFSFEVLEGDPVEAMSAPDNIVLTESVAKKLFGETSALGKSVTVEDQLDFEVKAVIKDLPENTSFSFTAFIPFKKLEAMGWVDDFWGNNSMRTFAMLTEGADLELFNEKYSDFSMKYGGLEDEISDFLFPVKDLHLYSKFENGQSVGGKIELIRMFGIVSVLVLLIAGINFVNLSTAQSEKRAKEVGIRKISGAGKNMLIGQFLAESILIALCAYLVSLVIVSISFPWFSDLIGQQLANPFFQPYFWILSFAYILFVGVLAGSYPAFLMSSFNPTVIFKPKMSARRSFGIKPREVLVVFQFAVVVALISSVWIIRDQVEYVQNRDMGMNEENLIFHQVTESIRKNKIPMRNELLALPEVESVTYTFSPLTMIYSDTNMMDWQGKDPDYRPTMYRMGEDANLVKTAGMELIAGRDIDIFTYASDSMAAIINEKTAEIMGFEDPIGQVINDDDLEFTVVGVVKDFIMESPFEEIRPIVVMGPKRNLNFIHIRLKETQNMASSLANVEQVFAKFNPDSPFEYKFVDQENEQKFQSQKRTASLTSLFSGLAVVISCMGLFGLATFIAESRKKEISVRKVLGASVTNLVGLLSSEFSKLVLISVLIGIPLSWYFMKNWLDTFEYRTTIDWKIFLLTGIVTLLIALLTVSSQAIKAALVNPANTLKSE; encoded by the coding sequence TGGTGGATTGGGAATCGGAATGGCTGCATCCATCTTAATCCTGATTTGGGTACAGTTTGAAGTCTCAGTCGATCGGTTCCATGAAAATTCTGACCGGATCTTTGCAGTCTGGAGGACTACCACCATTGATGGTGAACCCATGAGTTGGGATTACACACCAGCTCCTTATGCTCCTACGCTGAAAGAAGAATTTCCGGAAGTAGAGGAAATCGCCAGAATCACAGAATGGGATCCCATGATTTTGTCTGTTGGGGATAATAAGTTTTCTGAACTACCCACATTTACAGATCCCGGATTTTTTAAAATTTTCAGTTTTGAGGTTTTAGAAGGAGATCCAGTGGAAGCCATGTCTGCTCCAGATAATATTGTGTTGACCGAATCTGTAGCCAAGAAGCTTTTCGGAGAAACCTCTGCTCTTGGGAAATCAGTTACAGTCGAAGATCAGTTGGATTTTGAAGTCAAAGCGGTGATCAAAGATTTGCCTGAAAACACTTCATTCTCATTTACGGCATTTATTCCTTTCAAAAAATTGGAAGCTATGGGTTGGGTAGATGATTTTTGGGGGAATAACTCCATGAGAACCTTTGCCATGCTTACCGAGGGTGCTGACCTAGAGCTGTTTAATGAAAAGTACAGCGACTTTTCCATGAAATATGGAGGCTTAGAAGATGAGATTTCTGACTTCCTTTTTCCTGTCAAAGACTTACACCTTTATTCCAAATTTGAAAATGGTCAATCGGTAGGAGGAAAGATAGAATTGATACGGATGTTCGGAATAGTGTCTGTTCTTGTCTTGCTGATTGCAGGGATCAATTTTGTGAACTTGAGCACCGCACAAAGTGAGAAACGCGCCAAAGAAGTTGGGATTCGTAAAATTTCCGGAGCCGGCAAGAACATGCTCATTGGACAGTTTTTGGCTGAGTCTATTCTCATTGCGCTTTGCGCTTATCTAGTTTCATTAGTCATTGTTTCCATATCATTTCCATGGTTTTCCGATTTGATTGGACAGCAATTAGCTAATCCTTTTTTCCAACCGTATTTTTGGATTTTATCTTTTGCATACATCCTTTTTGTCGGGGTTTTGGCTGGAAGTTACCCTGCATTCTTGATGAGTTCCTTTAACCCAACCGTTATTTTTAAGCCAAAGATGAGTGCTAGAAGAAGCTTTGGCATCAAACCTAGAGAGGTATTGGTGGTGTTTCAATTTGCTGTGGTAGTAGCATTGATTTCCAGTGTATGGATCATTCGTGATCAGGTGGAATATGTTCAAAATAGGGATATGGGAATGAATGAAGAGAATTTGATTTTTCATCAAGTGACTGAATCGATCCGAAAAAATAAAATTCCGATGAGGAATGAGTTGCTAGCTCTCCCCGAAGTGGAAAGTGTGACTTATACTTTCTCACCATTGACAATGATTTATAGCGATACCAATATGATGGATTGGCAAGGAAAAGATCCAGATTATCGACCTACGATGTATAGGATGGGAGAGGATGCCAACTTGGTCAAAACTGCAGGAATGGAATTGATAGCTGGTCGGGACATCGACATATTTACTTATGCCAGTGATAGTATGGCAGCCATTATCAACGAAAAAACTGCTGAGATCATGGGGTTTGAAGATCCAATCGGTCAAGTGATCAATGACGATGACTTGGAATTTACAGTAGTGGGAGTGGTAAAGGATTTTATTATGGAATCTCCATTTGAAGAAATAAGACCTATCGTGGTGATGGGGCCCAAAAGAAATCTGAATTTTATTCACATTCGCTTGAAGGAAACCCAAAATATGGCAAGTTCCCTAGCAAATGTGGAACAGGTATTTGCAAAGTTTAACCCAGATTCACCTTTTGAATACAAGTTTGTAGATCAGGAGAACGAGCAAAAGTTTCAATCTCAAAAAAGGACTGCTTCTCTAACATCTTTATTTTCAGGATTAGCAGTCGTGATCTCTTGTATGGGTTTGTTTGGATTGGCAACATTCATTGCTGAGAGTAGGAAAAAAGAGATTTCAGTCCGAAAGGTGTTGGGAGCTTCAGTTACCAATTTGGTGGGATTACTTTCCTCCGAATTCAGCAAACTGGTTTTGATTTCTGTACTTATCGGGATTCCGCTTTCATGGTACTTTATGAAAAACTGGTTGGATACATTTGAATACCGAACTACCATTGATTGGAAAATCTTTTTGTTGACTGGTATTGTTACTCTCTTGATTGCGCTACTTACTGTGAGTTCTCAAGCGATCAAAGCGGCTTTGGTCAATCCTGCGAATACTTTGAAAAGCGAGTGA